From the genome of Bacteroides sp. MSB163, one region includes:
- a CDS encoding DUF4134 domain-containing protein: protein MKKKRLIMMLAAVAAASAAMAQGNGQAGITEATQLVTGYFDPGTKLIYAIGAVIGLVGGIKVYQKFSSGDPDTSKTASSWFGACIFLIVAATILRSFFL from the coding sequence ATGAAAAAGAAAAGATTGATTATGATGCTGGCCGCTGTTGCAGCGGCAAGTGCGGCAATGGCACAAGGAAACGGGCAGGCAGGTATCACCGAAGCGACACAACTCGTGACCGGATATTTCGATCCCGGCACAAAACTGATTTATGCAATCGGTGCTGTAATCGGCCTCGTCGGTGGAATCAAGGTATATCAGAAGTTCAGTTCGGGCGACCCCGACACGAGTAAAACTGCCAGTTCGTGGTTCGGAGCCTGTATCTTTCTGATAGTCGCCGCCACCATTCTGAGGTCGTTCTTCCTCTAA
- the traJ gene encoding conjugative transposon protein TraJ, producing the protein MVLLSIDWTNLHELLRSLYDEMMPLCEDMASVAKGVAGIGALFYVAYRVWQSLSRAEEIDVFPLFRPFVLGLCIMFFPTMVLGTINGILSPVCSATSSLVEQQTFDMKKYQEEKDELEREAMLRDPAKAFLVSDEEFDKKIDELGWSLGDMDTMINMYGQKAVYDMGEKVRQWFRELLELFFQAASLLIDTLRTFFLIVLSILGPISFALAVYDGFQSTLTTWLSRYICIYLWLPVGDLFGAILSRIQILMLQQDIKQMQDPTFIPDASGSVYCIFMIIGIIGYFCVPTVSSWIIQAGGAGAYGQKANGAGKMAGNGAAAVGGAVGGSVAGRIKKMF; encoded by the coding sequence ATGGTATTACTATCAATAGACTGGACGAACCTGCATGAGTTGCTGCGTTCGCTTTACGATGAAATGATGCCGCTGTGCGAGGATATGGCAAGCGTGGCAAAGGGAGTGGCCGGTATAGGTGCCCTGTTCTACGTGGCGTACCGGGTGTGGCAGTCCCTTTCAAGGGCGGAAGAGATAGACGTGTTCCCGCTTTTCAGGCCGTTTGTGCTGGGGCTTTGCATCATGTTTTTCCCCACAATGGTACTGGGTACAATCAACGGGATTCTTTCCCCCGTATGCAGTGCCACTTCCTCACTGGTGGAACAGCAGACTTTCGACATGAAAAAGTATCAGGAAGAAAAGGACGAACTGGAACGGGAAGCGATGCTCCGTGACCCGGCAAAGGCTTTCCTTGTGAGTGATGAGGAATTTGACAAGAAGATAGACGAGCTTGGCTGGTCGCTGGGGGACATGGACACGATGATAAACATGTACGGGCAGAAGGCGGTGTATGACATGGGGGAAAAAGTACGGCAATGGTTCCGCGAACTGTTGGAACTGTTCTTTCAGGCAGCCTCGCTGCTGATAGACACGCTGAGGACTTTCTTTCTGATTGTCCTTTCCATACTGGGGCCAATCTCTTTTGCGCTGGCCGTCTATGACGGATTCCAGAGTACGCTCACCACATGGCTGTCACGCTATATCTGTATTTACTTATGGCTGCCCGTGGGTGACCTGTTCGGTGCTATCCTCTCACGCATACAGATTCTGATGTTGCAGCAGGACATCAAGCAGATGCAGGACCCGACATTCATACCAGACGCATCGGGCAGTGTGTATTGTATATTCATGATTATAGGTATCATCGGTTATTTCTGCGTTCCCACGGTGTCCTCATGGATTATTCAGGCAGGCGGTGCGGGAGCTTACGGGCAGAAGGCCAACGGTGCCGGGAAAATGGCCGGAAACGGTGCGGCGGCAGTCGGTGGGGCAGTCGGTGGATCGGTAGCCGGACGCATCAAGAAAATGTTCTAA
- a CDS encoding conjugative transposon protein TraM, with translation MTQSDKKEEKNKKTQKAEPASEKEKKLNRKVTDKLKFYGVVTFLSLLCAGFIWFIFKPDTPETVEGMAGINTTIPDAIAPETMADKQKAYELEEMKKRRQEKVRTLQDVAGGYLTPDTTDGLKPEEDVPKADAIREFREKQRQISRQITSFYQEPKESPKVDELERQVKELNEKLERERKGQDPLELMEKSYEMAARYFPGQTGGQVKNIQPAGVTGGSSGNPAAIAAGRATENVVSSLAVPPIPDTIPRNYGFATAVGGGQLAGANTIRACVAEDQTVTTGA, from the coding sequence ATGACACAATCCGATAAGAAAGAAGAAAAGAATAAAAAAACGCAGAAAGCGGAACCTGCATCCGAAAAGGAGAAGAAGTTAAACCGCAAGGTTACCGACAAACTGAAATTCTATGGCGTGGTGACATTCCTCTCCCTGCTTTGCGCCGGGTTCATCTGGTTTATCTTCAAACCGGACACACCCGAAACGGTGGAAGGAATGGCGGGAATCAATACGACGATACCCGACGCTATCGCACCGGAGACGATGGCCGACAAACAGAAGGCTTACGAACTGGAAGAAATGAAGAAACGCAGGCAGGAGAAGGTAAGAACCTTGCAAGATGTGGCCGGGGGCTATCTGACACCGGACACAACGGACGGGCTGAAACCGGAAGAAGATGTACCGAAAGCGGATGCTATCCGGGAGTTCAGAGAAAAACAGCGGCAGATTTCAAGGCAGATCACCTCGTTCTATCAGGAACCGAAGGAGAGTCCGAAGGTGGACGAACTGGAACGGCAGGTGAAGGAGCTTAACGAAAAGCTGGAACGCGAACGGAAAGGACAAGACCCGCTGGAACTGATGGAAAAGTCGTATGAGATGGCGGCACGCTATTTCCCCGGACAGACGGGGGGACAGGTGAAAAACATACAGCCTGCGGGCGTTACGGGCGGTTCATCCGGCAATCCTGCCGCCATAGCTGCCGGACGTGCCACGGAGAATGTGGTTTCGTCACTGGCCGTACCTCCGATACCCGACACGATACCCCGCAATTACGGTTTTGCCACGGCCGTGGGCGGCGGACAGCTTGCCGGAGCCAATACGATACGTGCCTGCGTGGCTGAAGACCAGACAGTGACCACCGGAGCATGA
- the traM gene encoding conjugative transposon protein TraM gives MLEPLQVGGVLVPANTPLYGTVRIEGQRMAVTVNSIESGGNILPVELTAYDMDGQAGLFVPNTAERTAMKEAAANIGGSFGTSISFARSASQQLVMDVTRGVLGGGSQYLATKMREVKVAVKANYQLLLISKKQ, from the coding sequence TTGCTGGAACCGCTGCAAGTGGGCGGTGTGCTTGTACCTGCCAATACTCCGCTATATGGTACGGTGCGTATCGAAGGGCAGCGGATGGCAGTCACGGTAAACTCCATAGAGAGTGGCGGGAATATCCTGCCGGTGGAACTAACGGCTTACGATATGGACGGGCAGGCCGGACTTTTCGTTCCGAATACAGCGGAACGTACCGCCATGAAAGAAGCCGCTGCCAATATCGGGGGCAGTTTCGGAACAAGCATCTCGTTCGCACGCAGTGCCTCGCAACAACTCGTCATGGACGTGACAAGGGGCGTGCTTGGCGGCGGATCACAATATCTGGCCACAAAGATGCGTGAGGTGAAGGTGGCTGTGAAAGCGAATTATCAACTTTTATTAATATCCAAAAAGCAGTAA
- the traN gene encoding conjugative transposon protein TraN encodes MKTRIILSLVMLLTVLSVKAQEPVETKIFPTNQIISPHKIEVTFQKTVHILFPSEVKYVDLGSFDIIADKATGAENVIRIKAAVKGFEGETNFSVITADGCFYSFNVVYKDEPAWLSIEMEDWLRDNPEGGIAGDRMFVKLKELGGETPLVVNRIMYTLYKKNKRDIRHVGCKKYGIQTLLKGLYINNDLLYLHTSLRNSSDISFDIDYIRFKIIDKKVAKRTAMQENFIEPVRTYNRLTTVDGKATVRNIFVLPKLTLPDDKLLVVEVYEKGGARHQSFRIENTDLVAAKPISELHLK; translated from the coding sequence ATGAAGACAAGAATTATTTTATCATTAGTAATGCTTTTAACCGTATTGTCGGTAAAGGCGCAGGAACCGGTGGAAACAAAGATTTTCCCCACCAACCAGATTATCTCACCGCATAAGATTGAGGTGACTTTTCAGAAAACCGTACATATCCTTTTCCCTTCCGAAGTGAAATATGTGGATTTGGGTTCGTTCGACATCATAGCGGACAAGGCCACGGGAGCGGAAAATGTAATACGCATCAAGGCGGCGGTGAAAGGTTTTGAAGGGGAAACGAACTTCTCCGTCATCACTGCCGACGGTTGTTTCTATTCTTTTAATGTGGTTTATAAGGACGAACCGGCCTGGCTTTCCATTGAGATGGAAGACTGGCTCCGGGACAATCCCGAAGGCGGGATTGCGGGCGACCGCATGTTCGTGAAGCTGAAAGAACTCGGCGGGGAGACACCGCTGGTGGTGAACCGTATCATGTACACGCTGTATAAGAAGAACAAAAGGGACATCAGGCATGTCGGTTGCAAGAAGTACGGCATACAGACACTGCTCAAAGGGCTTTATATCAACAATGACCTGCTGTACCTGCATACTTCCCTGCGCAACAGTTCGGATATATCGTTCGACATTGACTATATCCGTTTCAAAATTATCGACAAGAAGGTGGCCAAGCGCACGGCCATGCAGGAGAACTTCATAGAACCGGTAAGGACATACAATCGTCTGACAACGGTGGACGGAAAAGCCACGGTACGTAACATATTCGTGCTGCCAAAACTTACCTTGCCGGATGACAAACTGCTCGTCGTGGAGGTTTACGAAAAGGGCGGTGCCCGTCACCAGTCGTTCCGCATAGAGAACACAGACCTTGTGGCGGCAAAACCAATCAGTGAACTGCATCTGAAATAA
- a CDS encoding conjugal transfer protein TraO: MYMQRILFILTVAVLSLFAGEAHAQRDLPGQTGIQFTSGGVNHFLSWKSGGERHYFTSLAFTHSNRNRTYWLYGLDYQIKEYTYENKAIPKAQFTGELGYFIPVLSDKGRNVCFRIGLSVLGGFETVNWGTSLLPDGAAVTNGDCFIYGGGLTAAFDVWLTDRIILLMQVKERALFGTDAGNFHTQIGLGVRLIIN; this comes from the coding sequence ATGTATATGCAAAGAATACTATTCATACTGACAGTTGCCGTGTTGTCGCTCTTTGCGGGCGAAGCACACGCGCAGCGTGACCTGCCGGGACAGACAGGCATACAGTTCACATCGGGCGGGGTGAATCATTTCCTTTCATGGAAGAGTGGCGGCGAACGCCACTACTTCACCTCGCTGGCCTTTACACATTCCAACCGTAACCGTACCTACTGGCTGTATGGTCTGGATTATCAGATAAAGGAGTACACCTACGAAAATAAGGCAATACCCAAAGCGCAGTTCACGGGGGAACTCGGTTACTTTATTCCCGTATTGTCGGACAAGGGCCGGAACGTCTGTTTCCGTATCGGACTTTCCGTTTTGGGCGGCTTCGAGACAGTCAACTGGGGAACCTCCCTGCTTCCTGACGGGGCGGCAGTGACAAACGGTGACTGCTTTATTTATGGCGGCGGCCTGACGGCGGCTTTCGATGTCTGGCTGACAGACCGGATTATCCTGCTGATGCAGGTGAAGGAAAGGGCGCTGTTCGGAACGGATGCGGGTAACTTCCATACCCAGATAGGATTGGGCGTTCGCCTTATTATTAACTAA
- a CDS encoding TraQ conjugal transfer family protein yields the protein MKNVLYICIGALLAALAFSSCNDGIDIRQDYDFSLSSWYLQKQIATGETVEIRFYLDREGDYEKAEYEIGYIQMEGKGEVSDSEGIKLVNREVRPLTEVPGLDTENPVKQVFTLFYRSTSARRSELKFFVRDNFGREREMTVTFDLESTTAKE from the coding sequence ATGAAAAACGTATTATATATATGTATAGGCGCACTGCTTGCGGCGCTGGCCTTCAGTTCTTGTAACGACGGGATAGACATCCGGCAGGATTATGATTTCAGCCTCTCGTCATGGTATCTGCAAAAGCAGATTGCAACGGGTGAAACGGTGGAGATACGCTTTTATCTTGACCGTGAAGGGGACTATGAAAAGGCGGAGTATGAAATAGGTTACATTCAGATGGAAGGCAAGGGAGAGGTGTCCGACAGTGAAGGCATAAAACTTGTGAACCGGGAAGTGAGGCCGCTGACAGAGGTGCCGGGACTGGATACGGAAAATCCGGTGAAGCAGGTATTCACCCTCTTTTACCGTTCGACAAGCGCCAGACGTTCGGAACTGAAATTCTTTGTCCGGGATAATTTTGGCAGGGAAAGAGAAATGACGGTGACGTTCGATTTAGAAAGCACTACGGCAAAGGAATAA
- a CDS encoding M48 family metalloprotease, with protein MKTTLRIFRIISKLLLLAYVTIVNFVFITVFYALLLSILRHIWPAYIPGLFDEGVIPYLVNTLPYYLLLLFILYSISPLNVWVLRRKEGYRPMNSSDRMRVERLLSEMGMNRKLKLYRNNDARVNAAAFGFNTIGLTGGVLASASDEELKGIISHEVGHISHYDFVYQVLLFSMESFGYRCLYGIFLIPALIFGIIGSMVFALVPALGLVGELIAKLWWAVYKLLHRIIYGISRITDVNINKYAEYRCDAYAVKYGCGEGLLSFLRRLKRTEDVYGERPTFTEYIMSTHPSTEKRIARLEKLL; from the coding sequence ATGAAAACAACACTCAGAATATTCCGTATCATCAGCAAGCTGTTGCTGCTGGCTTATGTCACGATAGTGAATTTTGTCTTTATTACGGTGTTTTACGCATTGCTACTTTCAATCTTGCGCCATATATGGCCGGCATATATACCGGGGCTGTTTGATGAGGGGGTGATTCCGTATTTAGTCAATACGTTACCGTATTATCTTTTGCTGTTATTCATCCTTTATTCCATTTCTCCGCTAAATGTGTGGGTGCTACGCAGAAAAGAAGGATACCGTCCTATGAACAGTTCCGATCGCATGAGGGTGGAACGGTTGCTTTCAGAAATGGGTATGAACCGGAAGCTGAAACTTTATCGTAACAATGACGCTCGGGTAAATGCCGCCGCATTCGGTTTCAATACGATAGGGCTGACGGGCGGAGTACTCGCCTCCGCTTCGGATGAGGAGCTGAAGGGCATCATCAGCCATGAAGTGGGGCATATCTCCCATTACGACTTTGTCTATCAGGTGCTTTTATTCTCGATGGAGTCGTTCGGTTACCGTTGCCTTTATGGTATATTTCTTATTCCGGCTTTGATATTCGGGATAATTGGCAGCATGGTGTTTGCATTGGTTCCGGCTTTGGGCCTTGTGGGTGAACTCATAGCGAAGTTATGGTGGGCCGTTTACAAACTGCTTCACCGGATTATATACGGCATCAGCCGGATAACTGACGTGAATATCAATAAATATGCCGAGTACCGTTGTGATGCCTATGCAGTGAAATATGGTTGCGGCGAAGGATTGCTTTCTTTCCTCCGCCGGTTGAAAAGGACGGAAGACGTTTACGGTGAGCGTCCGACTTTCACCGAATATATCATGAGTACGCATCCGTCCACCGAAAAACGGATTGCACGGCTGGAGAAACTACTGTAA
- a CDS encoding ParB/RepB/Spo0J family partition protein produces the protein MKTNKKVQKNSVQKSEKENAVKVTALAIIPKPIMLLTPQDVPTATEVTASLGTAAVPNVTEETPQQVTFKTPLATATAETDLDITTVQPSTDNHRKTFNDASLQELAESIREVGVLQAIAVRPHTGGGYEIIYGERRYRASLLAGAKTIKATIYNNITDDEAEDMSLSENLQREQVRPTEEAKAFKRLLEKGRYDIYSLAGRFGRSEKYIYTRLKLNELYAPIGELLDNETITISVAEEISTYEPNIQKDVYENHLKTDNKDDWSGYTLNLFKKYFEKYYTTDLKQYKFDKTECKACVHNAANYNLFAEHNGCGHCTNRKCLETKNAAHVAKETEKLLKSDPKLVVARPYYGSRNDMALQKLDKKGHEIKELDYNVSAREFPKAPEAPKKEQFTQAKEYEQAVETFERRNEEYARKVEELDRMKEEGRIKTYVKVGQTEPELCYVEINRKETAPVTIGTLQERDKRFRQLSIEKTVADTKKIVRENDYPESPFTQYEDGMVYFAMLAQLQRRHFPLFGIKDQPFALDEKQRMKIVAKLTDAQKTLIKRDFISHFLCENGHGDNNASKLLRDFANMHFPDQYGLAKATHEEEYQKRHERLEERIKEMKKAEKKAAKEAEKQQTAEKTEKKVTAPKTEKPESGKAA, from the coding sequence ATGAAAACGAACAAGAAAGTACAGAAGAACAGCGTGCAGAAATCAGAGAAAGAAAATGCAGTAAAAGTAACCGCTTTGGCAATCATCCCGAAGCCGATAATGTTACTCACACCGCAGGACGTGCCCACGGCTACCGAAGTGACGGCCTCCCTCGGAACGGCAGCCGTTCCCAACGTTACGGAAGAAACACCGCAGCAGGTCACGTTCAAGACACCGCTTGCAACGGCCACAGCCGAAACAGACCTTGACATCACCACCGTACAACCAAGCACGGACAACCACCGCAAGACATTCAATGACGCATCATTGCAGGAACTTGCGGAAAGCATTCGGGAAGTGGGCGTTTTGCAAGCCATTGCGGTACGCCCGCACACGGGAGGCGGTTATGAAATCATATACGGAGAACGCCGTTATCGTGCCTCACTGCTTGCAGGAGCAAAGACGATAAAGGCAACTATCTATAATAATATAACAGATGATGAAGCGGAAGATATGTCACTGAGTGAAAATTTACAACGTGAGCAGGTACGCCCCACCGAAGAAGCGAAAGCATTCAAACGCTTGCTTGAAAAGGGACGGTATGATATTTATTCTTTGGCAGGACGTTTCGGACGGAGCGAGAAGTATATCTATACCCGATTGAAACTGAACGAACTCTATGCGCCTATCGGTGAACTGTTAGACAATGAAACAATCACTATCAGCGTAGCCGAAGAGATAAGCACCTATGAACCCAATATCCAAAAGGACGTATATGAGAACCACCTCAAGACAGACAACAAGGACGATTGGAGCGGTTACACACTCAATCTGTTCAAGAAATATTTTGAGAAATACTACACAACCGACCTTAAGCAATACAAGTTCGACAAGACGGAATGCAAGGCATGCGTACACAACGCAGCCAATTACAACCTCTTTGCCGAGCATAACGGATGCGGACACTGCACAAACCGCAAATGTCTGGAAACCAAGAATGCCGCCCATGTGGCAAAAGAGACGGAGAAACTTTTGAAATCCGATCCGAAGTTGGTTGTCGCACGCCCCTACTACGGAAGCCGTAACGATATGGCACTACAAAAATTGGACAAGAAAGGGCATGAAATCAAGGAACTTGACTACAACGTATCGGCAAGGGAATTTCCAAAAGCCCCCGAAGCACCGAAGAAAGAGCAGTTCACCCAAGCGAAAGAGTACGAACAAGCGGTAGAGACTTTTGAGCGCAGAAACGAGGAATATGCCCGAAAGGTGGAGGAACTTGACCGCATGAAGGAGGAAGGCAGGATAAAGACCTATGTGAAGGTAGGGCAGACGGAACCCGAACTCTGCTACGTGGAGATAAACAGGAAGGAAACCGCCCCCGTCACTATCGGGACATTGCAGGAGAGGGACAAGCGTTTCAGACAGCTTTCTATTGAAAAGACCGTTGCCGACACGAAAAAGATTGTCCGGGAGAACGACTATCCCGAAAGCCCGTTCACGCAGTACGAAGACGGTATGGTTTATTTCGCCATGCTTGCCCAACTTCAAAGGAGACATTTTCCACTTTTCGGCATCAAAGACCAGCCTTTCGCATTGGACGAGAAACAGCGGATGAAAATCGTAGCCAAGCTGACGGACGCACAAAAGACCCTCATCAAACGGGACTTCATCAGTCATTTCCTTTGTGAAAACGGCCACGGAGACAACAACGCATCCAAGCTGTTAAGGGACTTCGCAAACATGCACTTTCCCGACCAGTACGGACTTGCCAAAGCCACCCACGAGGAAGAATATCAGAAACGGCATGAACGTTTGGAAGAAAGGATAAAGGAAATGAAGAAAGCGGAAAAGAAAGCAGCCAAAGAAGCGGAAAAACAGCAGACGGCAGAAAAGACGGAGAAGAAAGTCACCGCCCCGAAAACGGAGAAACCCGAAAGCGGAAAAGCCGCCTGA
- a CDS encoding LytR/AlgR family response regulator transcription factor, which yields MKILILEDEQRNAMRLIRLLNDIDATFVIEGPFTSIKEAVEFFQSRKTTDLILADIRLTDGLSFEALKYAPATVPIIFTTAYDEYAVQAFKFNSFDYLLKPLDVDELEAAINKAIKAGKNYTEENFRQLFDALQKNQFRYRERFLLPYRDGYKTVRVSDINHIETENKNVYLRLNNGTSEVVNVSMEELEQQLNPDCFFRANRQYIINVEHVLFLGNYFGGKLIVHLKGYPKTEIQVSKEKAQRIKEWLDR from the coding sequence ATGAAAATACTGATTCTTGAAGATGAACAGCGCAATGCCATGCGCCTCATAAGATTACTAAATGATATTGATGCAACGTTTGTAATTGAAGGTCCATTTACAAGCATAAAAGAGGCGGTCGAATTTTTCCAATCAAGAAAAACAACAGACCTCATACTTGCGGATATCCGTCTTACTGACGGTCTAAGTTTCGAGGCTCTTAAATACGCTCCGGCAACCGTACCCATCATATTCACTACTGCATACGATGAATATGCGGTACAGGCATTCAAGTTCAATAGTTTTGACTATCTTCTGAAGCCTTTGGATGTCGATGAACTTGAAGCAGCCATAAATAAAGCAATCAAAGCAGGTAAAAATTATACCGAAGAGAATTTCCGGCAGCTTTTCGACGCGTTACAAAAGAACCAGTTCCGTTATCGGGAACGTTTCCTGTTACCTTATCGTGACGGATATAAGACAGTACGTGTCTCGGACATCAATCATATTGAGACTGAAAATAAGAATGTGTATCTTCGCCTTAATAACGGTACTTCAGAAGTTGTCAATGTGTCAATGGAAGAACTTGAACAGCAACTCAACCCAGACTGTTTCTTCCGTGCAAACCGACAATATATTATCAACGTAGAGCATGTTTTATTCCTCGGTAATTATTTCGGAGGGAAACTTATTGTCCATTTAAAGGGTTATCCGAAGACAGAAATCCAAGTAAGTAAGGAAAAAGCTCAACGTATTAAGGAATGGCTTGACAGGTAA
- a CDS encoding sensor histidine kinase translates to MTKENIKIMNWRNGLLLSAVSYVLYLIIWLILDDETTDQSPGMAAVDYIVDFLLCMLFTYISLGFSYLVFRILPFRTSYVWVIVYASCLLTLNNIVAFGMISLFNFLWDETGNGLLDELLNMKGAYTFAMISTFISSVYANAFYLQSYIKARDEKQTLEMALMKEKEIALQSQLNSLKLQINPHFMFNNFNNLLELIEEDTGLAGKFLSNLSKVYRYIIANLDRNLIPVTEEIKFLDSYLYLMKVRHAGGVITKISPEVKECKGFLPPAVLQLLVENAIKHNSFSMEHPLFIAIALSDDYITVHNLKSPLLSKMDSTGLGHKNIIERYALLCDKKVKIENAENFYSVSLPIIKNIISHENTDS, encoded by the coding sequence ATGACAAAAGAAAATATAAAAATAATGAACTGGCGGAACGGGCTTTTATTATCAGCCGTTTCCTATGTGCTCTACCTCATTATATGGTTAATTCTCGATGATGAAACAACTGACCAATCTCCGGGAATGGCGGCAGTCGATTATATCGTCGATTTTTTATTGTGCATGCTCTTTACCTATATATCTTTGGGATTCTCTTATCTTGTTTTTAGGATTTTGCCTTTCAGGACATCTTATGTGTGGGTGATTGTCTATGCCTCATGTCTTTTGACTCTGAATAATATTGTCGCATTCGGCATGATATCTTTATTCAATTTCTTATGGGATGAAACCGGGAACGGACTTCTTGACGAATTACTCAACATGAAAGGCGCATATACTTTTGCAATGATATCCACCTTCATATCAAGCGTTTATGCCAACGCATTCTACCTTCAATCTTACATCAAGGCACGTGACGAGAAGCAAACACTTGAAATGGCACTGATGAAGGAGAAAGAGATCGCCCTACAGTCACAACTCAACTCCCTGAAACTGCAAATCAATCCGCATTTCATGTTCAACAACTTCAACAATCTGCTGGAATTGATTGAAGAAGATACCGGACTGGCTGGCAAATTCCTAAGCAATCTGTCAAAAGTGTATCGGTACATCATTGCTAATTTGGACAGGAATCTGATTCCTGTTACTGAGGAGATAAAATTCCTTGATTCATACTTGTATCTAATGAAGGTACGTCACGCCGGAGGCGTCATTACGAAAATCAGTCCAGAGGTTAAAGAATGTAAGGGGTTCCTTCCTCCGGCGGTGTTGCAGCTTCTTGTGGAGAATGCAATAAAGCATAATAGCTTTTCAATGGAACATCCGCTGTTTATTGCCATTGCGTTGTCGGATGATTATATCACTGTGCATAATCTTAAATCACCTTTGCTGTCAAAAATGGACTCAACGGGTTTAGGCCATAAAAACATCATAGAACGATACGCATTGCTCTGCGACAAAAAGGTTAAGATAGAGAATGCCGAAAACTTCTATTCGGTAAGTTTGCCAATAATTAAAAACATCATTTCCCATGAAAATACTGATTCTTGA
- a CDS encoding RNA polymerase sigma-70 factor, with product MIKSESTKFEKIDIDSIYRKYYRLLCLYALHYLHITEDAEDVVQDCLTDFLERSEKGCFVSDIKSYLFMMVRNRCFFILKKENMIDRNRFISEFEEILTDTEYKEQSFMEARMWTAIDSLSDRCREAFLLCKRDGLKYEEVADQLGISVNTVKNQISKALKTIKGECRKIYFFFFG from the coding sequence ATGATAAAGTCTGAATCAACCAAATTTGAAAAAATAGATATAGATAGTATTTATCGGAAATACTATCGGCTATTGTGCCTGTATGCACTTCATTACCTGCATATAACAGAGGATGCAGAGGATGTCGTACAGGATTGTTTGACTGATTTTCTCGAACGGTCCGAAAAAGGTTGTTTCGTCTCCGATATAAAATCCTATTTGTTTATGATGGTGCGCAACAGATGCTTTTTTATCCTGAAAAAAGAAAACATGATTGACCGGAATCGTTTTATTTCAGAGTTTGAGGAAATTCTTACTGATACAGAATACAAAGAACAGTCATTTATGGAAGCAAGAATGTGGACTGCTATAGATTCATTGTCTGATCGTTGTCGTGAAGCCTTCCTGCTGTGCAAACGGGACGGATTGAAATACGAAGAAGTGGCAGACCAACTTGGAATCTCCGTAAACACGGTCAAAAACCAAATCAGCAAGGCTCTTAAGACTATCAAAGGTGAGTGCCGGAAAATTTATTTTTTCTTTTTCGGGTAA